From bacterium, a single genomic window includes:
- a CDS encoding VOC family protein: protein MANPYVHLELMTGDVDKAKAFYGALFDWNLGYVPGMNYMIVKVGKETCGGMIACLGPEVSSQWLPHVHVEDIADTLARARALGATVMKEVTEVPGKGWCGILVDPGGAALALWQPKT, encoded by the coding sequence ATGGCGAACCCGTACGTTCACTTGGAACTAATGACCGGAGACGTCGACAAAGCGAAGGCATTCTACGGAGCTCTGTTCGACTGGAACCTGGGGTATGTTCCGGGAATGAACTACATGATCGTCAAGGTCGGTAAGGAGACCTGCGGCGGGATGATCGCGTGTTTAGGGCCGGAGGTTTCGTCGCAGTGGCTCCCCCACGTCCATGTCGAGGACATCGCGGACACGCTCGCCAGGGCCCGGGCGCTGGGCGCCACCGTGATGAAGGAGGTCACCGAGGTGCCTGGGAAGGGGTGGTGCGGCATCCTGGTCGACCCTGGCGGCGCCGCCCTCGCGCTCTGGCAGCCCAAGACGTAA
- a CDS encoding methylenetetrahydrofolate reductase C-terminal domain-containing protein → MIVADRKKIPEICGMIENHRRVLLVGCGTCVTVCLAGGEREVGILGSALRMALRLRNQGDVSVDECTIERQCEDAFIDILAQRVPEYDAICSLGCGAGVQALAERFPKVPVYPGLNTQFMGILESQGVWTEKCSGCGNCRLGEFAGICPITRCAKRLFNGPCGGSRDGKCEVHPDLGCGWQLIHDRAAGLGILDRFERIVPPHDWSTGLDGGPRKVVREDQCIADLCSRA, encoded by the coding sequence ATGATCGTCGCCGATCGCAAGAAGATCCCGGAAATCTGCGGCATGATAGAGAACCACCGCCGCGTGCTGCTGGTGGGCTGCGGCACCTGCGTCACCGTCTGCCTGGCCGGCGGGGAACGCGAAGTGGGCATTCTCGGCTCCGCGCTGCGCATGGCCCTGCGGCTCAGGAACCAGGGCGACGTATCGGTCGACGAATGCACCATCGAACGGCAATGCGAGGACGCGTTCATCGACATCCTCGCCCAGCGCGTTCCCGAGTACGACGCGATCTGCTCGTTGGGCTGCGGGGCGGGCGTCCAGGCGTTGGCCGAGCGGTTTCCGAAGGTGCCCGTCTACCCCGGCCTGAACACCCAATTCATGGGAATCCTCGAATCGCAGGGCGTCTGGACGGAGAAGTGCTCCGGCTGCGGCAACTGCCGGCTCGGCGAGTTCGCGGGGATCTGCCCGATCACGCGCTGCGCCAAGCGGCTGTTCAACGGCCCGTGCGGCGGATCCCGGGACGGAAAATGCGAGGTGCATCCCGACCTGGGCTGCGGCTGGCAACTGATCCACGACCGTGCGGCCGGCCTCGGGATCCTCGATCGATTCGAGCGGATCGTGCCTCCGCACGACTGGTCCACCGGCCTCGACGGCGGCCCACGCAAAGTCGTCCGGGAAGATCAGTGCATCGCCGACCTGTGCTCCCGCGCCTGA
- a CDS encoding tetratricopeptide repeat protein, with the protein MREEARLRTWRRMAPFLLVLLLAGAGGCSRIPKIIVLEDPLTAAEHVELGVAYERKGELDLARREYDRALAKDRKFFRARVNLGNVFLAKKEYGKAREEYLRALELKPGDAEATNNLSWAAIFSGEEIDDALARMEPVVSGPGGRRPVLLDTLGVLRMRTNRPAAAEDAFAQADALCRQAGAAPGEGVNGVAPCTVEVRREIEDHRAELRRRFPSLSPAPAK; encoded by the coding sequence ATGCGGGAGGAAGCGCGCCTTCGGACATGGCGGCGCATGGCGCCGTTCCTGCTCGTCCTCCTGCTGGCCGGCGCGGGCGGCTGCTCCCGCATTCCGAAGATCATCGTCCTGGAAGACCCGCTGACCGCCGCGGAACATGTCGAGCTCGGCGTCGCCTACGAACGGAAGGGGGAGCTCGATCTTGCCCGGCGGGAATACGACCGGGCCCTTGCCAAGGACCGGAAGTTCTTCCGGGCACGCGTCAACCTCGGCAACGTTTTCCTGGCGAAGAAGGAGTACGGAAAGGCCCGCGAGGAGTACCTCCGGGCCTTGGAGTTGAAGCCGGGGGATGCCGAGGCGACCAACAACCTCTCCTGGGCAGCCATCTTCTCCGGAGAGGAGATTGACGATGCGCTGGCCCGGATGGAGCCGGTGGTTTCCGGACCGGGGGGACGACGACCGGTCCTCCTGGATACGCTGGGCGTTCTCCGGATGCGCACGAACCGCCCCGCCGCGGCGGAGGATGCCTTCGCCCAGGCGGACGCGCTGTGCCGGCAGGCCGGCGCCGCACCGGGGGAGGGCGTGAACGGCGTTGCGCCGTGCACGGTGGAGGTGCGCCGGGAGATCGAGGATCACCGCGCGGAATTGCGGAGGCGGTTTCCTTCCTTGTCGCCTGCTCCGGCGAAGTGA
- a CDS encoding ATP-binding protein: MDRHSKFLGDVRARICKLRPRNTIAVPIVLLLLFIGAGILTAGYYVNKSVFHSVFEERESNKARNIHLTIESIVTAEVNRIVSLAKILKNDTDIVYGLFHYSETRGDTRSLKSAMSQLYPKLNLRDFVMSDTNGNVLYRAGQERVSGVGKLEKTPAFKRALKGEQVVTAIPTTEGFGIRAIVPIYVFGKAKPSGMLFLGNLIDDDFAKKIARETGAQVFLATPIGMFAKSYDIDSGEAFNPMLARSSLAENRSIFHMDRKNYRSYTYVPIRIVDKQFCLVIETDTSVIKDLLAMNRARMAQWGFILLLGIALVGTGLTLLLIWPLNRLHGKAMQTIREYSGAGLDAVSGGNEISTLVRANDIMLDTIKNHLAERTRAEEAYRKASRILHALIEASPLAVVVSDASGMVHVWNPAAVRMFGWTEVELIGHANPLLSSEGNPELRATCNLVLHGERFSNTEISVRTRAGSEICLAFSGAPLLDEQGKIASMMAIMTDITDAKTAEEALRRSEEHLRQSMKMEAVGKLAGGVAHDFNNLLSVITGYSELLLTRIDSRNPARREIEEIHKAGERAAALTQQLLAFSRRQVLKPKRLRMGEVVENFGKMLRRLIGEDIDFATESQENLWTVRGDPSQIEQLLMNLCINARDAMPKGGKLVVSAENVTLETTFRERELTIPSGRYAVLRVADNGSGMDEEILSRIFEPFFTTKEQGKGTGLGLATVYGIVKQSDGFIRVVSAPGEGTTFSVYLPAVEGEEPETEEVRTGAECGDPAGKRTILLVEDEEMVRRLAMEIFQGAGHTVLAAPNGADALAIFDRHEGCIDLLVTDLVMPGMNGIELARRVCDSKPGIPVLFMSGYSEDARERLGDLGDGRDFLQKPITPTNLSLKVREIFSVKAAGIPE; the protein is encoded by the coding sequence TTGGACCGGCATTCGAAATTCCTGGGCGATGTCCGTGCGAGAATCTGCAAGCTGCGCCCCCGGAACACCATCGCCGTCCCCATCGTCCTGCTCCTCCTCTTCATCGGCGCAGGCATCCTTACCGCCGGCTACTACGTCAACAAATCCGTTTTCCATTCGGTTTTCGAAGAACGGGAGAGCAACAAAGCCAGGAACATCCACCTGACGATCGAATCCATCGTTACCGCGGAGGTGAACCGGATAGTAAGCCTGGCGAAGATCCTGAAAAACGATACGGACATCGTGTACGGGCTTTTCCATTACAGCGAAACACGGGGCGACACCAGGTCGCTGAAGTCGGCGATGAGCCAGCTCTACCCGAAGTTGAATCTGCGGGACTTCGTCATGTCCGACACCAATGGGAACGTCTTGTATCGCGCGGGGCAGGAGAGGGTGTCGGGAGTGGGAAAACTGGAAAAGACCCCGGCATTCAAAAGAGCGTTGAAAGGCGAGCAGGTCGTTACGGCGATCCCCACCACGGAAGGATTCGGGATCCGGGCGATCGTCCCCATCTACGTTTTCGGGAAAGCGAAGCCCTCGGGGATGCTGTTCCTCGGCAACCTCATCGACGACGACTTCGCGAAGAAGATCGCCCGGGAGACGGGCGCCCAAGTGTTCCTGGCGACCCCCATAGGGATGTTCGCCAAATCCTACGACATCGATTCCGGGGAGGCGTTCAATCCGATGCTGGCCAGGAGCAGCCTGGCGGAGAACCGATCCATCTTCCATATGGACAGGAAAAACTACCGGTCCTATACATACGTCCCGATCCGGATCGTCGACAAACAATTTTGCCTGGTGATCGAGACGGATACCAGCGTCATCAAGGATCTCCTGGCGATGAACAGGGCCAGGATGGCCCAATGGGGTTTCATCCTCCTCCTCGGCATCGCATTGGTCGGCACCGGGCTCACCCTCCTGCTCATCTGGCCGCTGAATCGCTTGCACGGGAAAGCGATGCAGACCATCCGGGAATATTCCGGAGCGGGGCTCGACGCCGTTTCCGGAGGAAACGAGATCTCGACGCTGGTTCGGGCGAACGACATCATGCTGGATACCATCAAGAACCACCTCGCGGAGCGGACACGCGCCGAAGAAGCGTACCGGAAAGCCAGCCGTATTCTTCACGCGCTGATCGAGGCTTCCCCCCTGGCGGTGGTCGTCAGCGACGCCTCCGGCATGGTCCACGTATGGAATCCCGCCGCCGTCCGGATGTTCGGATGGACGGAGGTGGAATTGATCGGCCACGCAAACCCCCTTCTTTCCTCCGAAGGGAACCCGGAGCTGCGGGCGACATGCAACCTCGTCCTGCACGGGGAGAGATTCTCCAATACGGAGATCAGTGTCCGGACCCGTGCCGGTTCGGAAATCTGCCTCGCCTTCTCGGGCGCCCCCCTGCTCGATGAGCAGGGAAAGATCGCCTCCATGATGGCGATCATGACCGACATCACCGACGCCAAGACGGCGGAGGAAGCGTTGCGCCGGAGCGAGGAGCATCTCCGCCAATCCATGAAGATGGAGGCCGTCGGAAAGCTGGCAGGGGGCGTCGCCCATGACTTCAACAACCTCCTCTCGGTGATCACCGGGTACAGCGAACTCCTCCTTACCCGCATCGACAGCCGGAATCCAGCGCGGCGGGAGATCGAGGAGATCCACAAGGCGGGCGAACGGGCGGCGGCCCTCACGCAGCAGCTCCTCGCCTTCAGCCGGCGGCAGGTCCTGAAGCCGAAGAGGCTTCGCATGGGCGAAGTGGTGGAGAACTTCGGGAAGATGCTTCGGAGGCTGATCGGAGAAGACATCGACTTCGCAACGGAGTCGCAGGAAAACCTGTGGACGGTCCGGGGTGACCCGAGCCAGATCGAGCAGCTCCTGATGAATCTTTGCATCAACGCCCGGGACGCCATGCCCAAGGGAGGGAAGCTGGTCGTTTCCGCCGAGAACGTCACGCTGGAAACGACCTTCAGGGAACGGGAGCTGACGATCCCTTCGGGCCGCTATGCGGTTCTCCGGGTTGCCGACAACGGGAGCGGCATGGACGAGGAAATCCTCTCCCGGATCTTCGAGCCGTTCTTCACCACGAAGGAGCAGGGAAAAGGGACGGGCCTGGGTCTGGCCACGGTGTACGGCATCGTGAAACAGAGCGATGGGTTCATACGCGTCGTCAGCGCCCCGGGGGAAGGAACGACCTTCTCCGTCTACCTTCCGGCCGTCGAGGGGGAAGAACCCGAAACGGAAGAGGTCCGAACGGGTGCCGAGTGCGGGGATCCGGCAGGGAAGAGGACCATCCTCCTGGTCGAAGATGAAGAGATGGTGCGGAGGCTCGCCATGGAAATCTTCCAAGGGGCCGGGCACACCGTCCTCGCCGCCCCGAACGGCGCCGACGCCCTTGCGATCTTCGACCGCCACGAAGGCTGCATCGACCTGCTGGTCACCGACCTGGTGATGCCCGGGATGAACGGGATCGAGCTGGCCCGGAGAGTGTGCGATTCGAAGCCTGGAATCCCGGTCCTCTTCATGTCGGGGTACTCGGAAGACGCCAGGGAGCGCCTTGGGGACCTGGGCGACGGGCGGGATTTCCTCCAGAAGCCGATCACGCCGACGAATCTTTCCCTGAAAGTTCGGGAGATTTTCTCGGTAAAAGCGGCGGGGATTCCGGAGTGA
- a CDS encoding C39 family peptidase, with translation MDGGSGPAAPYVHIPVVKKGISLFVFASLACVALFAQGGCAVATTAEKGPGSARSAAASGPPSSVIAGVPFLPQEEDTCGPSSLAMVLGFLGRDVATSEVVRETRTEGLKGTLITDLAAAARRRGFAAEIADLDLPRLRERISAGVPVILLVDLGVWSWSRPHYLVAYGWTPEGVVAHSGRERGKVIPFPTLDAQWAKMGRLAIVVHRPGER, from the coding sequence ATGGATGGCGGGAGCGGCCCCGCTGCGCCCTACGTCCATATCCCCGTGGTGAAAAAGGGTATATCCCTTTTTGTTTTTGCTTCGCTTGCATGCGTAGCCCTCTTCGCGCAGGGGGGATGCGCGGTTGCCACGACCGCGGAGAAGGGTCCCGGATCCGCCCGATCAGCAGCCGCGTCGGGCCCGCCCTCCTCGGTCATCGCGGGGGTCCCGTTCCTTCCCCAGGAAGAGGATACCTGCGGCCCCTCCTCCCTCGCGATGGTCCTCGGGTTCCTGGGGCGGGATGTCGCGACGTCGGAAGTCGTTCGGGAGACCCGGACCGAAGGGCTGAAGGGGACGCTCATCACCGACCTGGCCGCCGCCGCCCGGCGGCGGGGGTTTGCGGCGGAGATCGCGGACCTCGACCTGCCCCGGCTGCGGGAGAGGATCTCGGCCGGTGTCCCCGTGATCCTGCTGGTCGACCTCGGAGTCTGGAGCTGGAGCCGCCCCCACTACCTGGTGGCGTACGGCTGGACTCCGGAAGGGGTGGTCGCGCATTCCGGGCGCGAGCGGGGAAAAGTGATCCCGTTCCCGACGCTGGATGCGCAGTGGGCGAAGATGGGGCGGCTGGCGATCGTCGTTCACCGCCCGGGGGAGCGGTGA
- a CDS encoding heavy metal translocating P-type ATPase translates to MDTDRQAPGTGAGKNSQTGAGQARGTRDDRARRTLPVAGMTCASCVGRVERALRKVPGVVEASVNLAAETASVEYLPGVASEADLRAAVEGAGYSVPVASPGEDPVARQDRTQREEEGALRLRVRVGVVLGVPLLVLSNWEMILGHGSLPFSHFTAGLLQFLLATPIQFYVGARFYRGAWVVARHGSTDMNTLVALGTSVAYLYSGVAAFFPSLVTAEGLVVHLYFETSAAIIVLVLLGRYFESRARGKTSEAVKKLIGLAPKTARVVRGGAEVDVPLESVVVGERVVVRPGEKVPVDGTVTEGRSAVDESMLTGEPIPVEKAPGSAVTGGTMSLDGRLLFTATRVGKDTVLSRIVAIVREAQGSKPPIGRLADVIASYFVPAVMAAAALTFLAWFFLGPEPRGTYAMVNMISVLIIACPCAMGLATPTSIMVATGRGAELGILVRDGAALETAQTVDTVVLDKTGTVTKGKPELGEVRLDPSGAFRGEEGAREFLRLAACAESGSGHPLADAVVRGAKGRGIDVAAPETFLSLPGQGIRAAVSGRAVLVGNLAWIEGEGIDAASLVHDVREIADAGGSPICVAVDGRAAGVLSVADEVKDGAPEAVRRLRAMGLDVVMLTGDNRRTAKAVAEKVGISRVIAEVLPDRKAHEIRALQAEGKVVAMAGDGINDAPALAQADVGIAMGTGADIAVEAGDLVLMGGELRGVADAISLSRATLRNIRQNLFWAFAYNVVLIPVAAGALYPSFRLLLNPVFAAAAMGLSSVTVVANALRLRRFQQEKRGNG, encoded by the coding sequence ATGGATACGGACCGCCAGGCCCCGGGAACGGGCGCCGGGAAAAATTCGCAAACCGGCGCTGGACAGGCGAGGGGGACCCGCGATGATCGAGCGCGGAGGACGCTCCCCGTCGCGGGGATGACGTGCGCTTCGTGCGTGGGCCGGGTCGAGCGGGCGCTTCGGAAGGTCCCGGGGGTGGTGGAGGCGTCCGTCAACCTGGCGGCGGAGACGGCGAGCGTGGAGTACCTGCCCGGCGTCGCTTCCGAGGCCGACCTGCGGGCCGCCGTCGAGGGGGCCGGGTATTCGGTCCCGGTGGCATCGCCGGGGGAGGACCCGGTTGCGCGGCAGGATCGGACGCAGCGGGAGGAGGAGGGGGCCCTCCGGTTGCGGGTGCGCGTCGGTGTCGTCCTGGGTGTTCCCCTCCTTGTGTTGTCCAATTGGGAGATGATCCTCGGGCACGGCAGCCTGCCGTTCTCCCACTTCACGGCCGGGCTTCTCCAGTTCCTCCTCGCCACGCCGATCCAGTTCTACGTCGGCGCGCGCTTCTACCGCGGCGCGTGGGTCGTCGCCCGGCACGGTTCCACCGACATGAACACGCTGGTCGCGCTGGGGACCTCGGTGGCGTACCTCTACAGCGGGGTCGCCGCATTCTTCCCATCCCTGGTCACCGCCGAGGGGCTTGTCGTCCACCTGTACTTCGAGACGTCCGCGGCGATCATCGTCCTGGTCCTGCTGGGCCGCTACTTCGAGTCCCGGGCGCGGGGAAAGACGTCCGAGGCGGTGAAGAAGCTGATCGGCCTGGCGCCGAAGACCGCCCGGGTCGTGCGCGGCGGGGCCGAGGTGGATGTCCCCCTCGAGTCGGTCGTCGTCGGGGAGCGCGTGGTGGTCCGGCCGGGGGAGAAGGTGCCGGTCGACGGGACGGTGACGGAGGGCCGTTCCGCGGTGGACGAGTCGATGCTCACCGGGGAGCCGATCCCGGTCGAGAAGGCCCCGGGCAGCGCGGTGACAGGTGGAACGATGAGCCTCGATGGGCGGCTCCTCTTCACGGCGACGCGCGTGGGGAAGGACACCGTCCTCTCGCGGATCGTCGCCATCGTGCGGGAGGCTCAGGGGAGCAAGCCGCCGATCGGGCGGCTCGCGGACGTGATCGCGTCGTACTTCGTCCCCGCGGTGATGGCGGCGGCGGCCCTCACGTTCCTCGCGTGGTTCTTCCTCGGGCCGGAGCCGCGGGGAACGTACGCGATGGTCAACATGATCTCCGTCCTGATCATCGCCTGCCCGTGCGCGATGGGGCTCGCCACGCCCACCTCGATCATGGTCGCCACCGGGAGGGGGGCGGAGCTCGGGATCCTCGTCCGGGACGGCGCCGCGCTGGAGACCGCGCAGACGGTGGACACGGTCGTCCTCGACAAGACCGGCACGGTGACGAAGGGAAAACCGGAGCTGGGCGAGGTGCGGCTCGACCCCTCGGGCGCGTTCCGGGGCGAGGAGGGGGCAAGGGAGTTCCTTCGCCTGGCGGCCTGCGCGGAGAGCGGCTCGGGGCATCCCCTCGCCGATGCCGTCGTGCGCGGGGCGAAAGGCCGCGGGATCGACGTCGCCGCGCCGGAAACGTTCCTCTCCCTACCGGGCCAGGGGATCCGGGCCGCCGTTTCCGGCCGGGCGGTCCTCGTCGGGAACCTCGCGTGGATCGAAGGGGAGGGGATCGACGCGGCATCGCTCGTCCACGACGTGCGGGAGATCGCCGACGCGGGCGGAAGCCCGATCTGCGTGGCGGTGGACGGCAGGGCGGCGGGCGTCCTCTCCGTGGCCGACGAGGTGAAGGACGGCGCGCCGGAGGCGGTCCGCCGGCTGCGCGCGATGGGGCTGGACGTCGTGATGCTCACGGGGGACAACCGGCGCACCGCGAAGGCGGTCGCGGAAAAGGTGGGGATCTCCCGGGTGATCGCGGAGGTCCTGCCGGACCGGAAGGCGCACGAGATCCGGGCGCTCCAGGCGGAGGGGAAGGTCGTCGCCATGGCGGGGGACGGGATCAACGACGCCCCGGCGCTCGCGCAGGCCGACGTCGGCATCGCGATGGGGACCGGCGCGGACATCGCCGTGGAGGCGGGGGACCTGGTGCTGATGGGCGGGGAGCTGCGGGGGGTGGCCGACGCCATCTCCTTGAGCCGGGCCACCCTGCGCAACATCCGGCAGAACCTGTTCTGGGCGTTCGCCTATAATGTGGTGCTGATCCCGGTCGCCGCGGGAGCGCTCTATCCGTCGTTCCGGCTGCTGCTGAACCCCGTGTTCGCCGCCGCCGCGATGGGGCTGTCCTCGGTGACGGTCGTGGCCAACGCCTTGCGCCTGCGGCGATTCCAACAGGAAAAGAGGGGGAATGGATAA
- the rnd gene encoding ribonuclease D, which yields MDKEPKGRVVTDPGEFRDLVAAMRTSGKVGFDTEFVGERTYFPRLCLIQLGTETMSVAVDPLAVGDLSPLDDLLFDASVLKLVHAGWQDLKIIHQRTGRVPAPVFDTQIAAALLGLPAQAAYASVVHEFLGVEVKKGHSYSDWAARPLSPSQLAYALDDVRYLPALHDRMVERLGREGRLSWIEPEIAALSSPASFETDPLREYRRVKGWAALDRRRLAVLRALIAWREGEARRRDVPRRRVLADESALAIARSKPANEEALGRVRGLEWKIGGGSSTAVLAMVRDALALPEGQLPEAPPSRPRGNGDRASVVGLLGALVRSRSRVHRVAPEVLTNADELERLAAGEREGLAVLSGWRRDLLGKELLALLDGRLSLVIHRGEVAVEARDNSKRCVS from the coding sequence ATGGATAAGGAGCCGAAGGGGAGGGTCGTGACGGACCCGGGGGAGTTTCGCGACCTGGTCGCCGCGATGCGCACGTCCGGAAAGGTCGGGTTCGACACCGAGTTCGTGGGGGAACGGACCTACTTCCCCCGGCTCTGCCTGATCCAGCTCGGCACGGAGACGATGTCCGTCGCGGTGGACCCCCTCGCCGTCGGCGACCTGTCGCCGCTCGACGATCTTCTCTTTGACGCCTCGGTCCTGAAACTGGTGCACGCCGGGTGGCAGGACCTGAAGATCATCCACCAGCGGACCGGGCGGGTGCCCGCGCCGGTCTTCGACACGCAGATCGCCGCGGCGCTCCTCGGGCTTCCCGCCCAGGCGGCGTACGCGTCGGTGGTCCACGAGTTCCTGGGGGTCGAGGTGAAGAAAGGGCACTCCTACTCCGACTGGGCCGCCCGGCCGCTCTCGCCGTCGCAGCTCGCGTACGCCCTGGACGACGTCCGGTATCTCCCCGCGCTGCACGACCGGATGGTCGAACGGCTGGGGCGGGAAGGACGCCTCTCCTGGATCGAACCCGAAATCGCCGCATTGTCTTCGCCCGCTTCCTTTGAGACCGATCCGTTGCGGGAGTATCGCCGCGTCAAGGGGTGGGCGGCCCTGGACCGCCGCCGCCTGGCGGTGCTCCGCGCCCTGATCGCGTGGCGGGAGGGGGAGGCGAGGCGCCGGGACGTCCCCCGCCGCCGCGTGCTGGCCGACGAGAGCGCGCTGGCGATCGCCCGGAGCAAGCCTGCGAACGAGGAGGCGCTGGGGCGCGTTCGCGGACTGGAGTGGAAGATCGGGGGCGGATCGTCGACCGCCGTCCTGGCGATGGTGCGGGACGCCCTTGCCTTGCCGGAGGGGCAACTCCCGGAGGCGCCTCCTTCACGGCCCCGCGGCAACGGGGACCGCGCCTCCGTCGTGGGGCTCCTGGGGGCGCTCGTGCGGTCCCGGTCGCGGGTGCACCGGGTCGCGCCGGAGGTGCTGACGAATGCCGACGAACTGGAGCGGCTGGCGGCCGGGGAGCGGGAGGGGCTCGCTGTGCTGTCGGGATGGCGGCGCGATCTCCTGGGGAAGGAATTGCTGGCCCTGCTCGACGGGCGGCTCTCCCTCGTGATCCACCGCGGGGAAGTGGCCGTCGAGGCGAGGGACAACAGCAAGCGATGCGTTTCATAA